The proteins below come from a single Chloroflexota bacterium genomic window:
- a CDS encoding diphosphate--fructose-6-phosphate 1-phosphotransferase, with translation MSMTPAAMVIAQSGGPTAVVNASLVGACAVGDASASVDRVLGARFGVEGLRDGDFVDLSALSSPNLRRLRGTPGAALGSSRHRPTDEEIASCLAVLDRHLIRWVVLIGGNDSAETLHRLHVAAVGRGSAARFVGVPKTIDNDLPHMDHAPGYGSAARYLAIAAREAGLDTCAMRRTDPIKIIEVMGRNAGWLAAASALGRERVDDPPQIIFFPERPRPVDRMLEEIRAAHAAHGWALVTISENQRDDAGAPIGGSQPIHVDPHGHEYHESAGLALVRAVQSRLGLRARYERPGSLQRTSAAMLSAVDVEEAEAAGAHAARLALRGESDVMVAIQRREGRGYAVRFGAIPLELVAHQERRMPDEYIASSGIDVTDAYVAYGRPLIGAPLDPTFRLERRGA, from the coding sequence ATGAGCATGACGCCGGCCGCGATGGTGATCGCGCAGTCGGGCGGACCGACCGCCGTCGTCAACGCCAGCCTCGTGGGCGCGTGCGCGGTGGGAGATGCAAGCGCCAGCGTGGATCGCGTGCTGGGCGCCCGCTTCGGCGTCGAGGGGCTTCGCGACGGCGACTTCGTCGATCTCTCGGCGCTGTCCTCCCCCAACCTTCGTCGGCTCCGTGGTACGCCCGGCGCCGCGCTCGGCTCCTCGCGCCACCGCCCGACTGACGAAGAGATCGCGAGCTGTCTGGCGGTCCTGGATCGCCACCTGATCCGCTGGGTCGTGCTCATCGGGGGGAACGATTCGGCGGAGACGCTTCACCGATTGCACGTCGCGGCCGTGGGCCGCGGGTCGGCGGCTCGCTTCGTCGGCGTGCCGAAGACGATCGACAACGACTTGCCCCACATGGATCACGCCCCCGGTTACGGCAGCGCAGCGCGATATCTCGCTATCGCCGCGAGAGAAGCTGGTCTGGACACCTGCGCGATGCGACGCACCGACCCCATCAAGATCATCGAGGTGATGGGTCGAAACGCGGGCTGGCTGGCCGCGGCGTCGGCTTTGGGCCGCGAGCGTGTTGATGACCCCCCCCAGATCATCTTCTTCCCAGAGCGCCCGCGCCCGGTGGACCGGATGCTCGAGGAGATTCGCGCGGCCCACGCCGCCCATGGCTGGGCGCTCGTGACGATCAGTGAGAATCAGCGGGACGACGCGGGCGCGCCGATCGGGGGATCTCAACCGATCCACGTCGATCCGCACGGCCACGAGTACCACGAGAGCGCCGGCCTCGCCCTCGTGCGGGCCGTGCAGTCACGCCTTGGGCTGCGGGCCCGATACGAGCGGCCAGGCAGCCTGCAGCGCACGTCCGCGGCGATGCTGTCCGCGGTGGACGTCGAGGAGGCCGAGGCGGCAGGGGCGCATGCGGCGCGCCTGGCCCTTCGCGGCGAGAGCGACGTTATGGTGGCGATTCAGCGGCGAGAAGGCCGCGGATATGCCGTGCGCTTCGGCGCGATTCCGCTCGAGCTCGTGGCGCACCAGGAACGGCGGATGCCGGACGAGTACATCGCCTCGTCCGGCATCGACGTCACGGACGCGTATGTCGCCTACGGTCGACCGTTGATCGGAGCGCCGCTCGATCCGACGTTCCGGCTCGAGCGTCGTGGGGCGTAA
- a CDS encoding PspA/IM30 family protein codes for MGLLDRVSTLIRANINDLISRAEDPEKVIRQLMLDMNNQLIQVKTQVAAAIADERKLEKRYQENQAKADEWQRKAEMAVERGQDDLAKEALARRRTFQETADGFKQQWTEQSAQVEQLKEALAQLEEKISEAQTKKDLLIARSRRAKTETTIRKTLAGVDATGALSEFERMEEKVEEQEAQAKAYADLDQDTLDTRFRHLEQEDEINKELEALKARKSAASGTPAGGSGA; via the coding sequence ATGGGACTACTCGACCGCGTGTCAACCCTCATTCGCGCGAACATCAACGACCTGATCAGCAGGGCTGAGGACCCGGAGAAGGTGATTCGCCAGCTCATGCTGGACATGAACAACCAGCTCATCCAGGTCAAGACCCAGGTCGCGGCTGCCATCGCGGACGAGCGCAAGCTCGAGAAGCGGTACCAGGAGAACCAGGCCAAGGCGGACGAGTGGCAGCGCAAGGCCGAGATGGCCGTCGAACGCGGCCAGGATGACCTGGCGAAGGAGGCCCTCGCCCGGCGGCGCACGTTCCAGGAGACCGCCGACGGATTCAAGCAGCAGTGGACCGAGCAATCGGCCCAGGTCGAGCAGCTCAAGGAGGCCCTCGCGCAGCTCGAAGAGAAGATCTCGGAAGCCCAGACCAAGAAGGACCTGCTTATCGCTCGGAGCCGCCGCGCCAAGACGGAGACCACCATCCGCAAGACACTCGCCGGCGTCGACGCCACCGGCGCCCTCTCGGAATTCGAACGGATGGAAGAGAAGGTCGAGGAGCAGGAAGCCCAGGCGAAGGCGTACGCCGACCTGGACCAGGACACCCTGGACACGCGCTTCCGCCATCTGGAGCAAGAGGACGAGATCAACAAAGAGCTGGAAGCGCTGAAGGCGCGCAAGTCGGCCGCCTCGGGCACTCCAGCCGGCGGCTCGGGCGCCTAA
- a CDS encoding helix-turn-helix transcriptional regulator, whose protein sequence is MRLGEKVRHLRSVEGELRGLGRPLSKSEVVRAMGAELGEAISLPYLSQIERGTRPHLTLRTRDRLARFFHIHPGYLVDDPDGFEEGLGSLAAPTVENFAEWLALRADEIRDDPDAYEALLRLASAPDPRAVLLAVGRYLARRDSATQADPLDASLAGAGPLRTGGANE, encoded by the coding sequence ATGCGCCTCGGCGAGAAGGTCCGTCATCTTCGATCCGTCGAGGGCGAGCTCCGCGGCCTCGGGCGCCCGCTGTCGAAGTCCGAGGTTGTTCGCGCCATGGGTGCGGAGCTGGGCGAGGCGATCAGCCTCCCATACCTGTCGCAGATCGAGCGCGGCACCCGGCCGCACCTCACGCTACGCACCCGCGACCGGCTGGCGCGCTTCTTCCACATCCATCCGGGCTACCTCGTCGACGACCCAGACGGCTTCGAAGAGGGGCTGGGCTCGCTCGCCGCGCCCACCGTGGAGAACTTCGCGGAGTGGCTGGCCCTCCGGGCCGACGAGATTCGAGACGATCCTGACGCCTATGAGGCGCTCCTGCGCCTCGCCTCCGCCCCGGACCCGCGCGCGGTGCTGCTGGCGGTTGGCCGCTACCTCGCACGGCGCGACAGCGCGACCCAAGCCGATCCGCTCGACGCCAGCCTCGCCGGCGCCGGCCCCCTGCGTACGGGCGGCGCCAATGAATGA
- a CDS encoding NADH-quinone oxidoreductase subunit D — translation MPTGAQADAVREGDLLTLNMGPQHPSTHGVFRMVLTLDGETVVACRPVMGYLHRSVEKLAETRTYLQDIIFTDRLDYLAPMTTNLPYAMATERLAGIEVPERAEYVRVIMCELQRFASHCVAVGTFASDTGAFFTPMMYTFQAREQILDIYDQACGARMTVSYIRYGGVSRDLTDEAVAMIRRFVGEMDRNIDEVEAMMTGNEIFKARTQDIGVLPADTALAYSITGPMLRASGVPYDVRKAEPYSVYDRFDFDIPTRRNGDCYDRYLVRIAEMRQCKRILEQALKDLPSGPVMGKVPKVFRPPKGHAYARTEGPKGEIGFYIESDGKVEPYRFHIRAPSFINLGVLSRLVVGHKVADAVVILGSIDIVMGEVDR, via the coding sequence ATCCCGACCGGCGCGCAGGCAGATGCCGTCCGCGAGGGCGACCTTCTGACCCTCAACATGGGCCCCCAGCACCCAAGCACCCACGGCGTGTTTCGCATGGTGCTGACCCTCGACGGCGAGACTGTCGTCGCGTGCCGACCGGTGATGGGGTACCTCCATCGTTCGGTGGAGAAGCTGGCCGAGACGCGGACCTACCTCCAGGACATCATCTTCACCGACCGGCTCGATTATCTGGCCCCGATGACCACGAATCTGCCCTATGCCATGGCCACCGAGCGCCTCGCCGGCATCGAGGTACCCGAGCGGGCCGAGTACGTCCGCGTCATCATGTGCGAGCTGCAGCGCTTCGCCAGCCACTGCGTTGCCGTCGGCACCTTCGCCTCGGATACCGGCGCATTCTTCACGCCGATGATGTACACGTTCCAGGCCCGCGAGCAGATCCTCGACATCTACGATCAGGCGTGCGGGGCCCGGATGACGGTCAGCTACATCCGCTACGGCGGTGTTTCGCGCGACCTGACGGACGAGGCGGTGGCGATGATCCGAAGATTCGTCGGCGAGATGGATCGGAACATCGACGAAGTCGAAGCGATGATGACGGGCAATGAGATCTTCAAGGCTCGCACACAGGACATCGGCGTGCTGCCGGCCGATACCGCCTTGGCATACAGCATCACCGGGCCCATGCTTCGGGCGAGTGGCGTGCCGTACGACGTGCGCAAGGCCGAGCCATATTCGGTGTACGACCGGTTCGACTTCGACATCCCCACCCGGCGGAACGGCGACTGTTACGACCGGTATCTCGTGCGCATCGCGGAGATGCGACAGTGCAAGCGCATTCTCGAGCAGGCGCTGAAGGATCTTCCGTCCGGCCCGGTCATGGGGAAGGTGCCGAAGGTGTTTCGGCCGCCCAAAGGCCATGCCTACGCGCGGACGGAGGGGCCGAAAGGCGAGATCGGGTTCTACATCGAGAGCGATGGAAAGGTGGAGCCGTACCGCTTCCACATCCGCGCGCCGAGCTTCATTAACCTTGGCGTATTGAGCCGCCTGGTCGTCGGCCACAAGGTTGCCGACGCGGTGGTGATCCTGGGAAGCATCGACATTGTGATGGGCGAGGTCGATCGCTAA
- a CDS encoding NADH-quinone oxidoreductase subunit I, with amino-acid sequence MFGSGIAKGLATTFGHLFKPKVTQQYPEEPAPLAVGFRGLPRLVYDETPEDLRCVACSICANACPVDVIHIETHRGPDRKLVLDRFDIEAGGCVFCGLCVEACPFEALTMMHGFELAAYNREQLLWTKEMLAIKATPQSLADMERIHGPTEKEEKATTTPSKTGAAAVSGGTGGEPAAAVASSGD; translated from the coding sequence ATGTTTGGGAGTGGAATTGCCAAGGGGCTGGCGACGACCTTTGGTCACCTCTTTAAGCCGAAGGTAACCCAGCAGTATCCGGAGGAGCCCGCGCCCCTTGCCGTCGGGTTTCGCGGACTACCGCGTCTGGTATACGACGAGACGCCCGAAGATCTTCGGTGCGTCGCCTGTAGCATCTGCGCGAACGCCTGCCCGGTCGACGTGATCCACATCGAGACCCACCGGGGACCGGACCGCAAGCTCGTTCTCGATCGGTTCGACATCGAGGCAGGTGGCTGCGTCTTTTGCGGGCTGTGTGTGGAAGCGTGTCCCTTCGAAGCGCTGACCATGATGCACGGCTTCGAGCTGGCCGCCTATAACCGCGAGCAGCTTCTCTGGACGAAGGAGATGCTCGCCATCAAAGCGACTCCCCAATCGCTTGCCGACATGGAGCGCATCCACGGTCCGACGGAGAAGGAGGAGAAGGCGACGACGACGCCGTCCAAGACGGGCGCCGCCGCTGTCTCGGGCGGCACCGGCGGCGAGCCGGCCGCCGCCGTCGCGTCAAGCGGCGATTAG
- a CDS encoding UbiD family decarboxylase yields MALALKTERDISSLRSTIEWLRASKQLLETDAEVNPDLEITGIQKTLDGSMPILFNNVKGYPHARAITNLFANTDIMNQMFGWGSDQERTRKLAHALTHPIRPVEVSQTEAPCQEEVITTDLDVNKFIMAIRHTHLETELTIGSGNSVVVGDYFHGGTHIGYNRMNFRWGNVGTFQAAPGGHMWQVQTEFYNQCRCQQDAWKEGKPPCDGGIPFTMCFGLPPACTLIAGGGFDYVVLPRGADELGAAGAVQGYPVRIVKARTVDAWSVADCEYVLEGKLHPRDKRFETKEAEDANVQGRYHFHPEWAGYMGKAYRATTFHVSAITMRKREGKPVIFPLGVHTSDDANIDTTVREAAIFELCERLQPGIIQDVHIPYCMTDWGGCIIQVKKRNKIEEGWQRNFLGAILSCSQGMRIAIAVDTDIDMYSMDDIIWALTTRVNPKTDILNPIPGGIGQTFQPAERMTAGEKQWTASNTQFEGGMGIDATVPFGYESDFMRPVYPVDRVDLGKWFDGDDIARAKSLMHGWVLSLARTGR; encoded by the coding sequence ATGGCCCTTGCTCTGAAAACCGAGCGCGACATCTCCAGCCTGCGATCCACGATCGAGTGGCTGCGCGCCTCAAAGCAGCTCCTCGAGACCGACGCCGAGGTCAACCCCGATCTCGAGATCACCGGCATCCAGAAGACGCTCGACGGAAGCATGCCCATCCTCTTCAACAACGTCAAAGGCTATCCGCATGCGCGCGCCATCACGAACCTGTTTGCCAACACCGACATCATGAACCAGATGTTCGGCTGGGGGAGCGATCAGGAGCGGACGCGGAAGCTCGCCCATGCCCTCACCCATCCGATCCGTCCGGTAGAGGTAAGCCAGACAGAAGCTCCGTGCCAGGAAGAGGTCATCACCACCGATCTCGACGTCAACAAGTTCATCATGGCGATACGCCATACCCATCTGGAGACGGAGCTGACGATTGGCTCGGGAAACAGCGTCGTGGTTGGCGATTATTTCCATGGCGGAACCCACATCGGCTACAACCGGATGAACTTTCGATGGGGCAATGTGGGAACGTTTCAGGCGGCACCGGGCGGACACATGTGGCAGGTGCAGACGGAGTTCTATAACCAGTGCCGCTGTCAGCAGGACGCCTGGAAGGAGGGCAAGCCGCCGTGTGACGGGGGCATTCCCTTCACCATGTGCTTCGGGCTGCCACCAGCCTGCACGCTGATCGCCGGCGGCGGATTTGACTACGTCGTACTCCCGCGCGGCGCCGACGAGCTGGGCGCCGCGGGCGCCGTGCAGGGGTACCCGGTGCGGATCGTGAAGGCGCGCACGGTGGACGCGTGGTCGGTCGCCGACTGTGAATACGTTCTCGAGGGCAAGCTCCACCCGCGAGACAAGCGTTTCGAAACCAAGGAGGCGGAGGATGCCAACGTCCAGGGCCGGTACCACTTCCACCCCGAATGGGCCGGGTACATGGGAAAGGCCTATCGGGCGACCACCTTTCACGTCTCCGCCATCACCATGCGCAAGCGCGAGGGCAAGCCGGTCATTTTCCCCCTCGGCGTTCACACGTCCGACGACGCCAACATCGACACGACCGTTCGTGAGGCAGCGATCTTCGAGCTGTGCGAGCGGCTGCAGCCGGGAATCATTCAGGATGTGCACATCCCGTACTGCATGACGGACTGGGGTGGCTGCATCATCCAGGTGAAGAAGCGCAACAAGATCGAAGAGGGCTGGCAGCGCAACTTCCTGGGCGCGATCCTCTCCTGCAGCCAGGGGATGCGCATCGCCATCGCGGTCGATACCGACATCGACATGTACAGCATGGATGACATCATCTGGGCGCTTACAACCCGCGTGAACCCCAAGACTGACATCCTGAACCCGATTCCCGGCGGAATCGGCCAGACGTTCCAGCCCGCCGAGCGCATGACCGCGGGTGAGAAGCAGTGGACCGCTTCGAACACGCAATTCGAGGGAGGGATGGGCATCGACGCCACCGTTCCATTCGGGTACGAGTCCGACTTCATGCGCCCGGTCTATCCCGTCGACCGTGTCGACCTCGGGAAATGGTTCGACGGGGACGACATTGCCCGCGCCAAGTCCCTGATGCACGGGTGGGTCTTGAGCCTGGCGCGCACCGGGCGCTGA
- a CDS encoding CoA transferase, translating to MGLEPGAHRALMSDDRGIRDRFPFAKPSPNPPLAGVRVIDAGNMVSAPFSTVLLADFGADVIKLEHPVYGDGERKLEPIITLPNGQTVSLWWKNGARNKRCITLNLSKPEGAAIFKELAATADVVVENYTPGTFERWGIGYEELKKVNPRLVMLRISGFGQTGPNRERGGFGRVAEAFAGLTNLIGEKDGPPMTPGIPLGDLITGLVGSWSIMVALYYRDARGGEGQFIDLGLYESIFRILEFDPIQYDQPDPRHPEKRVHTREGNQLSYVAPSDMFKTKDGYWVTHAASNQQVFEKLCRAIGRAELIDDPRFKDNPSRVDHREEINGIVREWIAQRTRAELAEQFDPLGIPYAPVFDMRDVFQDPHYLAREMLVRVLDPQLGDAVVQNAVPKFSKTPGGIKRLGPQELGAHNEEIYCGELGYSKERLQELRDSGVI from the coding sequence GTGGGTCTTGAGCCTGGCGCGCACCGGGCGCTGATGTCCGACGACCGGGGGATTCGCGACCGATTTCCCTTCGCCAAGCCGAGCCCGAACCCGCCGCTGGCCGGCGTGCGCGTGATCGACGCCGGAAACATGGTCTCCGCGCCGTTCTCGACCGTCTTGCTGGCCGATTTTGGCGCCGACGTGATCAAGCTCGAGCACCCGGTCTACGGGGACGGAGAACGGAAACTCGAGCCGATCATCACCCTCCCGAATGGTCAGACTGTCTCGCTCTGGTGGAAGAACGGAGCGCGCAACAAGCGCTGCATCACGCTGAATCTCTCGAAGCCCGAGGGGGCCGCGATTTTCAAGGAGCTGGCCGCCACTGCGGACGTCGTCGTCGAAAATTACACGCCGGGCACCTTCGAACGTTGGGGAATCGGATATGAGGAGCTGAAAAAGGTCAACCCGCGCCTCGTCATGCTCCGAATCTCCGGCTTCGGGCAGACCGGACCGAATCGGGAGCGGGGCGGGTTCGGACGCGTCGCGGAGGCCTTCGCCGGTCTCACCAACCTCATCGGCGAGAAAGATGGGCCCCCAATGACCCCCGGGATCCCCCTGGGCGACCTCATTACCGGCCTGGTGGGGTCCTGGTCCATTATGGTCGCCCTCTACTATCGCGACGCGCGGGGGGGCGAGGGCCAGTTCATCGACCTCGGTCTGTACGAATCGATCTTCCGAATTCTCGAGTTTGACCCCATCCAGTACGACCAGCCCGATCCCAGGCACCCCGAGAAACGGGTCCACACCCGGGAGGGGAATCAGCTCTCGTACGTGGCGCCGAGCGACATGTTCAAGACCAAGGATGGCTACTGGGTCACCCACGCGGCCAGCAATCAGCAGGTGTTCGAGAAGCTCTGTAGGGCGATCGGCCGCGCGGAGCTGATCGACGACCCACGATTCAAAGACAACCCGTCCCGGGTCGACCATCGCGAGGAGATCAACGGAATCGTGAGGGAGTGGATCGCCCAGAGGACTCGCGCCGAGCTGGCCGAGCAATTCGATCCCCTCGGAATTCCGTACGCGCCCGTCTTCGACATGCGCGACGTATTTCAGGACCCGCATTACTTGGCGCGCGAGATGCTCGTTCGCGTCCTCGACCCCCAGCTCGGCGACGCCGTCGTCCAGAACGCGGTGCCGAAATTTTCGAAGACGCCAGGAGGCATCAAGCGCCTGGGGCCGCAGGAGCTTGGCGCGCACAACGAGGAGATCTATTGCGGCGAGTTGGGCTACTCGAAGGAGCGCCTTCAGGAGCTCCGGGACTCCGGCGTTATCTGA